From one Micromonospora siamensis genomic stretch:
- a CDS encoding class F sortase gives MARTRSRGGRTRSALRRGGRTRSALRRAGRVARRFTRAAGHAFSASVATADPHARPVAPAAARARHRYPAGQRGPGTPVLLVAAVMVLIVAMLGVQRFAGVNVLPEQLSAGLRPPPKKFPVLPASPPTQIAIDRLGLRAPVREVGIAGDGTIAVPDVHRAHEAGWYDQGPTPGQYGPAVIVGHVDTTTGPAVFHDLKSLDDGDRVEVTREDGAVAVFEVTSSRRYGKEKLPADEVFGDFSRPNLRLITCGGRWVGGRTGYADNLVVYAQLVTARNG, from the coding sequence ATGGCCCGCACACGTAGCCGTGGCGGCCGGACCCGGTCCGCCCTGCGCCGTGGCGGCCGGACCCGGTCCGCCCTGCGCCGCGCCGGACGGGTGGCCCGCCGGTTCACCCGGGCCGCCGGGCACGCCTTCTCGGCCAGCGTGGCGACGGCCGACCCGCACGCCCGCCCGGTCGCACCGGCCGCCGCCCGCGCGCGGCACCGGTACCCGGCCGGCCAGCGCGGTCCCGGCACGCCGGTGCTGCTGGTGGCCGCGGTGATGGTGCTGATCGTGGCGATGCTCGGGGTGCAACGCTTCGCCGGGGTGAACGTGCTGCCCGAGCAGCTCAGCGCCGGGCTGCGTCCGCCGCCGAAGAAGTTCCCGGTGCTGCCGGCGAGCCCACCGACCCAGATCGCGATAGACCGGCTGGGCCTGCGGGCACCCGTGCGCGAGGTGGGGATCGCCGGCGACGGCACCATCGCCGTGCCCGACGTCCACCGCGCCCACGAGGCCGGCTGGTACGACCAGGGCCCCACCCCCGGGCAGTACGGCCCCGCGGTGATCGTCGGGCACGTCGACACCACCACCGGCCCGGCGGTCTTCCACGACCTGAAGAGCCTCGACGACGGCGACCGGGTGGAGGTGACCCGCGAGGACGGCGCGGTGGCGGTCTTCGAGGTCACCTCGTCCCGCCGGTACGGCAAGGAGAAGCTCCCCGCCGACGAGGTCTTCGGCGACTTCAGCCGGCCGAACCTGCGGCTGATCACCTGCGGTGGACGCTGGGTGGGCGGCCGCACCGGTTACGCCGACAACCTGGTCGTCTACGCCCAGCTGGTGACGGCGCGCAACGGGTGA
- a CDS encoding HNH endonuclease, translated as MPDIRPTAGSGALVLNATYEPLCVVSVRRAAILVLSAKAVCVADGEGILHSARNALPVPSVVRLTRFVRVPYRTHVGLSRRAIFARDGWRCAYCRGPAETIDHVFPRSRGGRHAWENVVAACARCNHTKGDKTPAELGWRLHSLPAAPKGNAWRVLGHRAPDPRWADWLDLREPEAA; from the coding sequence ATGCCTGACATACGACCCACGGCGGGCTCCGGCGCGTTGGTCCTCAACGCCACGTACGAGCCGCTGTGTGTCGTGTCGGTGCGTCGGGCCGCGATCCTCGTGCTCTCCGCCAAGGCGGTCTGCGTGGCCGACGGCGAGGGCATCCTGCACAGCGCCCGCAACGCGCTCCCGGTGCCGTCGGTGGTGCGGCTGACCCGCTTCGTCCGGGTGCCGTACCGCACCCACGTTGGGCTCTCCCGGCGGGCGATCTTCGCCCGGGACGGTTGGCGCTGCGCGTACTGCCGGGGGCCGGCCGAGACCATCGACCACGTCTTCCCGCGCAGCCGGGGCGGCCGGCACGCCTGGGAGAACGTGGTCGCCGCGTGCGCCCGGTGCAACCACACCAAGGGCGACAAGACCCCGGCCGAGCTGGGGTGGCGGCTGCACAGCCTGCCGGCCGCCCCGAAGGGCAACGCCTGGCGGGTGCTCGGCCACCGGGCGCCCGACCCGCGCTGGGCGGACTGGCTCGACCTGCGCGAGCCCGAGGCGGCCTGA
- a CDS encoding mechanosensitive ion channel family protein — translation MADLPIPTDFLPEGVGDKPSPGCLDEPFCKWAWDVTGSVWFAEGSYWIVVKPLRVVLILLLALVARWALHRAINRLVRTTGSSTVPTLLRPLRERIPSASLDPEGFVPERRRQRAEAIGSVLRSVVTAFVFGIALLMTLREFNFDLAPLLASAGIAGVALGFGAQSLVKDLLAGLFMLIEDQYGVGDTVDLGEATGVVEAVGLRVTTVRDGRGVLWYIRNGEIIRVGNKSQGWALVVVDLPIGFASTEEATAVLRTAAASVALDPELAPEIVETPDVLGVEQITVDGAVIRTVVKTTAEGQFAVGRELRRRLAEALENSGITARIAAARLYPGVPVAGAGETGRGGST, via the coding sequence CTGGCCGACCTTCCGATACCCACCGACTTCCTGCCCGAAGGCGTCGGCGACAAGCCGAGCCCGGGCTGCCTGGACGAGCCGTTCTGCAAGTGGGCCTGGGACGTCACCGGATCGGTGTGGTTCGCCGAGGGCAGCTACTGGATCGTGGTGAAGCCGCTGCGGGTGGTGCTCATCCTGCTGCTCGCCCTGGTCGCCCGCTGGGCGCTGCACCGGGCCATCAACCGGCTGGTCCGCACCACCGGCAGCAGCACGGTGCCGACCCTGCTGCGGCCGCTGCGCGAGCGGATCCCCAGCGCGTCGCTGGATCCGGAGGGGTTCGTGCCGGAGCGGCGCCGGCAGCGGGCCGAGGCGATCGGTTCGGTGCTGCGCAGCGTGGTCACGGCGTTCGTCTTCGGCATCGCGCTGCTGATGACCCTGCGCGAGTTCAACTTCGACCTGGCGCCGCTGCTGGCCAGCGCGGGCATCGCCGGCGTCGCCCTCGGCTTCGGCGCGCAGAGCCTGGTCAAGGACCTGCTCGCCGGCCTGTTCATGCTGATCGAGGACCAGTACGGCGTCGGGGACACGGTGGACCTGGGCGAGGCGACCGGCGTGGTCGAGGCGGTCGGGCTGCGGGTCACCACCGTCCGGGACGGCCGCGGCGTGCTCTGGTACATCCGGAACGGCGAGATCATCCGGGTGGGCAACAAGAGCCAGGGCTGGGCGCTGGTCGTGGTGGACCTGCCGATCGGCTTCGCCAGCACCGAGGAGGCGACGGCGGTGCTGCGTACGGCGGCGGCCTCGGTGGCGCTGGACCCGGAGTTGGCGCCGGAGATCGTCGAGACGCCCGACGTGCTCGGCGTCGAGCAGATCACGGTCGACGGCGCGGTGATCCGGACGGTGGTGAAGACGACCGCCGAGGGGCAGTTCGCGGTGGGCCGGGAACTGCGCCGACGGCTGGCCGAGGCGCTGGAGAACTCGGGCATCACCGCGCGGATCGCCGCCGCCCGGCTCTATCCGGGCGTACCCGTGGCGGGCGCCGGCGAGACGGGCCGCGGCGGCAGCACCTGA
- a CDS encoding MFS transporter, translated as MSDERPDPEGPATFREVFAQGEYRAVFSASVLSWIGDYIAKAAVTVLVYRETDSVALSAAAFAISYLPWLVGGPLLTTLADRYRYRQVMVVCDLVRMALMVLVAVPHLPVPAVLGLLFLTTLANPPSQAARSALMPVILTGDRVVLGLSLHASAGQAAQVGGYLIGAAIAAVNPTAALLINAATFGASALVVRLGVRNRPAATAAAHRSHLLRETAQGFQLVFGTPVLRAIALLVFSAMLFSIVPEGLAAAWAGERDGSGDAGLAQALIMAANPVGFILGGLVIGRACGPARRLRVMRPLAVLAPLVLVPALLDPPPPVVALLAAGCGFAVAGLLPTANGLFVRALPDGYRARAFGVMATGVQVIQGAAVLITGVLADRFSVPLVVGVWSAAGVLLMLLITVRWPDASSVDAAVRAGAQARTGGAATRPPVVTQRSAPAQEGPASGVSAATR; from the coding sequence GTGTCCGACGAGCGACCCGATCCGGAAGGGCCAGCCACCTTCCGCGAGGTGTTCGCCCAGGGTGAGTACCGGGCCGTCTTCAGCGCCAGCGTCCTGTCCTGGATCGGCGACTACATCGCCAAGGCGGCGGTCACCGTCCTGGTCTACCGGGAGACCGACTCGGTCGCCCTCTCGGCGGCGGCGTTCGCCATCAGCTACCTGCCCTGGCTGGTCGGTGGACCACTGCTCACCACGCTCGCCGACAGATACCGCTACCGCCAGGTGATGGTGGTCTGCGACCTGGTCCGGATGGCGCTGATGGTGCTGGTGGCCGTCCCGCACCTGCCGGTGCCGGCGGTGCTCGGGCTGCTCTTCCTCACCACGCTGGCCAACCCGCCGAGCCAGGCGGCCCGCTCCGCGCTGATGCCGGTGATCCTCACCGGCGACCGGGTGGTGCTCGGGCTCTCCCTGCACGCCAGCGCCGGCCAGGCCGCGCAGGTCGGCGGCTACCTGATCGGCGCCGCCATCGCCGCGGTGAATCCGACGGCCGCGCTGCTGATCAACGCCGCCACCTTCGGCGCCTCGGCGCTGGTGGTCCGGCTCGGGGTGCGAAACCGCCCGGCCGCGACGGCCGCCGCGCACCGCAGTCACCTGCTGCGGGAGACCGCGCAGGGCTTCCAGCTGGTCTTCGGTACGCCGGTGCTGCGGGCCATCGCGCTGCTGGTGTTCAGCGCCATGCTCTTCTCCATCGTCCCCGAAGGGCTCGCCGCGGCCTGGGCCGGCGAGCGCGACGGCAGCGGGGACGCCGGCCTCGCCCAAGCGCTGATCATGGCCGCCAATCCGGTGGGGTTCATCCTCGGCGGTCTGGTGATCGGGCGCGCCTGCGGGCCGGCCCGACGGTTGCGGGTGATGCGTCCGCTGGCGGTCCTCGCCCCGCTGGTGCTGGTGCCGGCGCTGCTCGACCCACCGCCGCCGGTGGTGGCCCTGCTCGCCGCCGGCTGCGGCTTCGCGGTGGCCGGCCTGCTGCCCACCGCGAACGGCCTCTTCGTCCGGGCCCTGCCCGACGGCTACCGGGCCCGCGCGTTCGGCGTGATGGCCACCGGCGTCCAGGTGATCCAGGGCGCCGCGGTGCTGATCACCGGCGTGCTCGCCGACCGGTTCTCGGTTCCGCTGGTGGTCGGGGTGTGGAGCGCCGCCGGGGTGCTGCTGATGCTGCTGATCACCGTTCGCTGGCCCGACGCGTCCTCGGTCGACGCGGCCGTCCGCGCCGGCGCGCAGGCGCGGACGGGCGGAGCGGCCACCCGGCCGCCGGTCGTGACGCAGCGGTCCGCGCCGGCCCAGGAGGGCCCGGCGAGCGGGGTCAGCGCCGCCACCCGCTGA
- a CDS encoding globin: MNPATGADRPRPSITLFEAVGGEPTFRKLVDEFYAGVATDPLLRPMYPEEDLGPAADRLALFLMQYWGGPNTYSAQRGHPRLRMRHAPFRIGTAERDAWLLHMRRAVDRLDLEPEVAAALWDYLERAAYFMVNVMEDPAG, from the coding sequence GTGAATCCCGCAACCGGAGCCGACCGTCCCCGCCCGTCGATCACCCTCTTCGAGGCGGTCGGCGGCGAGCCCACGTTCCGCAAGCTGGTGGACGAGTTCTACGCCGGAGTCGCGACCGATCCGCTGCTGCGCCCGATGTACCCGGAGGAGGACCTCGGGCCGGCCGCCGACCGCCTCGCGTTGTTCCTGATGCAGTACTGGGGCGGCCCCAACACCTACTCGGCCCAGCGGGGGCACCCCCGGCTGCGGATGCGGCACGCCCCCTTCCGGATCGGCACCGCCGAGCGGGACGCCTGGCTGCTGCACATGCGCCGGGCCGTCGACCGGCTCGACCTGGAGCCCGAGGTGGCCGCCGCGCTCTGGGACTACCTGGAGCGGGCCGCGTACTTCATGGTCAACGTGATGGAGGACCCGGCCGGCTGA
- a CDS encoding type III secretion system chaperone family protein — protein MPWWSWRPGPAGGGDPDSRSGVTVEGGVRVGPPAPRQPGDDAPVGERSPLADMPATVEPVTLRRVCDALDLLDVRYLADGDGNLLAMWERHAVLVTLEGPEDEILVMRARPHATVPPDWADRAYRVVNEWNHTRRFCKAYIGDPTERGQLPIYAELQVPLGAGTHDALLIEMLDCGAAVATTFVDWLHDEGALL, from the coding sequence ATGCCGTGGTGGTCATGGCGCCCCGGTCCCGCCGGTGGCGGCGATCCGGACAGTCGGAGCGGGGTCACAGTGGAGGGCGGCGTCCGGGTCGGTCCACCGGCCCCACGCCAGCCGGGGGACGACGCGCCGGTCGGCGAGCGGTCGCCCCTCGCCGACATGCCGGCCACCGTGGAGCCGGTGACCCTGCGCCGGGTCTGTGACGCGCTCGACCTGCTCGACGTGCGTTACCTGGCCGACGGGGACGGCAACCTGCTGGCCATGTGGGAGCGGCACGCCGTCCTGGTCACCCTGGAGGGTCCGGAGGACGAGATCCTGGTGATGCGGGCCCGCCCGCACGCCACGGTCCCGCCGGACTGGGCCGACCGCGCCTACCGGGTGGTCAACGAGTGGAACCACACCCGCCGCTTCTGCAAGGCGTACATCGGCGACCCGACCGAGCGCGGCCAGCTGCCGATCTACGCGGAGCTGCAGGTGCCGCTGGGTGCCGGCACCCACGACGCGCTCCTGATCGAGATGCTCGACTGCGGCGCGGCGGTCGCGACGACCTTCGTGGACTGGCTGCACGACGAGGGCGCCCTGCTCTGA
- a CDS encoding acyl-CoA thioesterase has product MTERFVYHCALRWSDLDAYGHVNNARFLTLYEEARVALMFAGGRAWGVGSLADGVVIRRHEVDYLRPVDYALGRASAEAAPTVRIELWISEIRASRFTVDYELYDGEVLASRARSVLVPFDLSRQMPRRISDEERQFLSRYALPAGPA; this is encoded by the coding sequence GTGACTGAGAGGTTCGTCTACCACTGCGCGCTGCGCTGGTCCGACCTGGACGCGTACGGCCACGTCAACAACGCCCGCTTCCTCACTCTCTACGAGGAGGCCCGGGTGGCGTTGATGTTCGCCGGTGGTCGGGCGTGGGGGGTGGGCTCGCTCGCCGACGGAGTGGTCATCCGCCGGCACGAGGTCGACTACCTGCGCCCGGTCGACTACGCCCTGGGCCGGGCCAGCGCGGAGGCCGCGCCGACCGTCCGGATCGAGTTGTGGATCTCCGAGATCCGGGCCTCCCGGTTCACCGTCGACTACGAGCTGTACGACGGCGAGGTGCTGGCCAGTCGGGCCCGTTCGGTGCTGGTGCCGTTCGACCTGTCCCGGCAGATGCCCCGCCGGATCAGCGACGAGGAGCGGCAGTTCCTGTCCCGCTACGCCCTGCCGGCCGGGCCGGCGTGA
- the ettA gene encoding energy-dependent translational throttle protein EttA translates to MAQFIYVLEKARKAHGDKVVLDNVTLNFLPGAKIGVVGPNGAGKSSLLKIMAGWDRPSNGEARLMPGFTVGMLAQEPPLNDSKTVLGNVEEAVAETKAKLERFNSIAEQMATDYSDELMEEMGRLQEELDHADAWDIDSKLELAMDALRCPPPDADVTQLSGGERRRVALCKLLLEAPDLLLLDEPTNHLDAESVQWLEQHLAKYAGTVIAITHDRYFLDNVANWILELDRGRAYPYEGNYSTYLEKKAARLAVEGRRDAKMKKRLSDELEWVRSNAKARQTKSKARLDRYDEMAAEAEKTRKLDFEEIQIPPGPRLGSTVIEAHDLSKGFGDRLLIDDLSFSLPRNGIVGIIGPNGVGKTTLFKTIVGLEQPTGGDVRVGPTVSLSYVDQNRQGLDGDKTVWEVVSDGLDHLMVGKVEMPSRAYIAAFGFKGPDQQKPTKVLSGGERNRLNLALTLKIGGNVILLDEPTNDLDVETLSSLENALLEFPGCAVVISHDRMFLDRVATHILAWEGDEENPSKWFWFEGNFEAYEKNKVDRLGADAARPHRVTYRKLTRD, encoded by the coding sequence GTGGCCCAGTTCATCTACGTCCTGGAAAAGGCGCGCAAGGCGCACGGCGACAAGGTCGTGCTCGACAACGTGACGCTGAACTTCCTGCCGGGGGCCAAGATCGGTGTGGTCGGCCCGAACGGCGCCGGTAAGTCCAGCCTCCTCAAGATCATGGCAGGGTGGGACCGGCCGAGCAACGGCGAGGCCCGGCTGATGCCCGGCTTCACCGTCGGCATGCTCGCCCAGGAGCCGCCGCTCAACGACAGCAAGACCGTCCTCGGCAACGTCGAGGAGGCGGTCGCCGAGACCAAGGCGAAGCTGGAGCGGTTCAACTCCATCGCCGAGCAGATGGCCACCGACTACTCCGACGAGCTCATGGAGGAGATGGGCCGGCTCCAGGAGGAGCTGGACCACGCCGACGCCTGGGACATCGACTCCAAGCTCGAACTGGCCATGGACGCGCTGCGCTGCCCGCCGCCGGACGCCGACGTCACCCAGCTCTCCGGTGGTGAGCGTCGTCGGGTCGCGCTCTGCAAGCTGCTGCTCGAGGCGCCCGACCTGCTGCTGCTCGACGAGCCCACCAACCACCTGGACGCCGAGAGCGTGCAGTGGCTGGAGCAGCACCTCGCCAAGTACGCCGGCACCGTCATCGCCATCACCCACGACCGGTACTTCCTGGACAACGTCGCCAACTGGATCCTCGAGCTGGACCGCGGCCGGGCCTACCCGTACGAGGGCAACTACTCCACCTACCTGGAGAAGAAGGCCGCCCGGCTGGCCGTCGAGGGTCGCCGCGACGCCAAGATGAAGAAGCGCCTCTCCGACGAGCTGGAGTGGGTCCGCTCCAACGCCAAGGCCCGGCAGACCAAGTCCAAGGCCCGCCTGGACCGCTACGACGAGATGGCCGCCGAGGCGGAGAAGACCCGGAAGCTGGACTTCGAGGAGATCCAGATCCCGCCGGGCCCGCGCCTGGGCAGCACCGTCATCGAGGCGCACGACCTGAGCAAGGGCTTCGGCGACCGGCTGCTGATCGACGACCTCTCCTTCTCGCTGCCGCGCAACGGCATCGTCGGCATCATCGGCCCGAACGGCGTCGGCAAGACCACCCTGTTCAAGACCATCGTCGGGCTGGAGCAGCCGACCGGTGGCGACGTCCGGGTGGGTCCGACCGTCTCGCTGTCGTACGTCGACCAGAACCGGCAGGGCCTCGACGGCGACAAGACCGTCTGGGAGGTCGTCTCCGACGGGCTGGACCACCTCATGGTGGGCAAGGTCGAGATGCCGTCGCGGGCGTACATCGCGGCGTTCGGCTTCAAGGGGCCGGACCAGCAGAAGCCGACCAAGGTGCTCTCCGGCGGCGAGCGGAACCGGCTCAATCTGGCGCTGACGCTGAAGATCGGCGGCAACGTGATCCTCCTCGACGAGCCGACCAACGACCTCGACGTCGAGACGCTCTCCAGCCTGGAGAACGCGCTGCTGGAGTTCCCCGGCTGCGCCGTGGTCATCTCCCACGACCGGATGTTCCTGGACCGGGTGGCCACGCACATCCTGGCCTGGGAGGGCGACGAGGAGAACCCGTCGAAGTGGTTCTGGTTCGAGGGCAACTTCGAGGCGTACGAGAAGAACAAGGTCGACCGGCTCGGTGCGGACGCCGCCCGGCCGCACCGGGTGACGTACCGCAAGCTCACCCGTGACTGA
- a CDS encoding alpha,alpha-trehalose-phosphate synthase (UDP-forming): MTVRSSFVVVANRLPVDEVSTPEGRQWRRSPGGLVTALHPVLAEHQGTWVGWAGGTGAAPEPFDLEGIRLHPVPLSAEELERYYEGQSNATIWPLYHDAVETPAYKRRWREAYRLVNARFAEAAAEVAAEGATVWVQDYQLQLVPAMLRELRPDLKIGFFLHIPFPPIELFMQMPFRTEILRGLLGADLIGFQQRLAAQNFVRLARHLLGLRYEGQMIQVDGRQVKAGAFPISIDTREMERLAEDPAIQARAKQIREELGNPKTIILGVDRLDYTKGIELRLKAFRELLADGKLTVPEAVMVQVATPSRERVEHYQALRVKVEREVGRINGEFGRVGVPAVHYLHQSYSRSELAAMYVAADVMMVTPLRDGMNLVAKEYVASRADQGGALVLSEFAGAATELRQAFLCNPHDPDAVKDALLKAVHVEKPEARRRMRTMQRHLRTHDVGHWAKSFLSELGVPDTEATA; encoded by the coding sequence GTGACCGTCCGTAGCTCCTTTGTCGTAGTGGCGAACCGACTGCCGGTCGACGAGGTGAGCACACCCGAGGGGCGGCAGTGGCGACGCAGCCCCGGCGGGCTGGTCACCGCGCTGCACCCCGTGCTCGCCGAGCACCAGGGCACCTGGGTCGGTTGGGCGGGCGGCACCGGCGCCGCGCCCGAGCCGTTCGACCTCGAGGGCATCCGGCTGCACCCGGTGCCGCTGAGCGCCGAGGAGCTGGAGCGCTACTACGAGGGCCAGTCCAACGCCACGATCTGGCCGCTCTACCACGACGCGGTGGAGACCCCGGCCTACAAGCGCCGCTGGCGTGAGGCGTACCGGCTGGTCAACGCCCGGTTCGCGGAGGCCGCGGCGGAGGTCGCGGCCGAGGGCGCGACGGTCTGGGTGCAGGACTACCAGCTCCAGCTGGTGCCGGCGATGCTGCGCGAGCTGCGCCCCGACCTGAAGATCGGTTTCTTCCTGCACATCCCGTTCCCGCCGATCGAGCTGTTCATGCAGATGCCGTTCCGCACCGAGATCCTGCGCGGCCTGCTCGGCGCGGACCTGATCGGCTTCCAGCAGCGGCTGGCGGCGCAGAACTTCGTCCGGCTGGCCCGGCACCTGCTCGGCCTGCGCTACGAGGGCCAGATGATCCAGGTCGACGGGCGGCAGGTGAAGGCCGGCGCCTTCCCCATCTCCATCGACACCAGGGAGATGGAGCGGCTGGCCGAGGACCCGGCGATCCAGGCCCGGGCCAAGCAGATCCGCGAGGAACTGGGCAACCCGAAGACCATCATCCTGGGCGTGGACCGGCTCGACTACACCAAGGGCATCGAGCTGCGACTCAAGGCGTTCCGGGAACTTCTGGCTGACGGAAAGTTGACAGTTCCCGAGGCGGTTATGGTGCAGGTGGCGACACCGAGCCGGGAGCGGGTCGAGCACTACCAGGCACTTCGTGTGAAGGTCGAGCGCGAGGTTGGTCGGATCAATGGTGAATTCGGCAGGGTCGGCGTGCCGGCGGTGCATTACCTGCATCAGTCGTACAGTCGCTCTGAACTGGCCGCGATGTACGTCGCAGCCGACGTGATGATGGTGACCCCGCTGCGAGACGGAATGAATCTGGTGGCCAAGGAGTACGTCGCATCGCGCGCCGACCAGGGTGGCGCGCTCGTGCTCAGTGAGTTCGCCGGCGCCGCCACCGAGCTGCGCCAGGCATTTTTGTGTAACCCGCACGACCCGGACGCGGTCAAGGACGCCCTGCTGAAGGCCGTGCACGTCGAGAAACCAGAGGCCCGCCGCCGGATGCGGACAATGCAGCGCCACCTGCGCACCCACGATGTCGGCCACTGGGCCAAGTCCTTCCTGTCCGAGCTCGGGGTGCCCGATACGGAGGCAACCGCGTGA